The following proteins come from a genomic window of Candidatus Thiodiazotropha sp. CDECU1:
- a CDS encoding NAD(P)-binding protein has translation MATPSEEMKKPITWRRFEEGETEWDDWGDKIFLEDTSYKCPTYINRTPPCQGSCPSGHDIRGWLAIVREQEKPSEGMDWEQYAFERAVEANPFPSMMGRVCPAPCQDGCNRNEVEDFVGINAVEQYIGDTAIEKGFKFTPGTDTGKKVAVIGGGPAGMAAAFQLRKMGHGVTVFEKDPELGGMMRYGIPNYRIPRDKLQAEIQRILDMGVETRTGVKIGADVPVADIEKEHDAILWALGCQNGRDLPVDGWVGTPNCVSGVAFLKAFNEGRMKVTAKNVVCIGGGDTSIDVISVARRLGTNSAAGKPEEVVLDTSMNQDDALADGAEPAAATLTSLFTKDKMFAAQHEIHDALHEGCEILDGVMPLEVILGDNGRATGLRVCDCTMDGMTPIPTEGTERVLEADLIVSAIGQSADMEGLEEMANDKNLMDADKFYQVPGKEGHFVAGDIIRPHLLTTAIGQASIACESIDAYLNKKDLAKRPKVDVHHFDLLDKLEETDMSPEVFDKNEDDLRGTNTAKFAVHNYEDRSYHEVIPAGDLYLGHFSFTPRLLRSEDVPTADQVLHHFKERMNGLNQEQVQDEAKRCMSCGMCFECDNCVVFCPQDAVFRVKKTESTTGRYVDTDYNKCIGCHVCTDVCPTGYIQMGLGE, from the coding sequence ATGGCAACTCCTAGCGAAGAGATGAAAAAACCGATTACTTGGCGCCGCTTTGAAGAGGGCGAAACTGAATGGGATGATTGGGGTGATAAAATCTTCCTTGAAGATACCTCCTACAAGTGCCCCACCTATATCAATCGTACACCCCCATGCCAGGGCAGCTGCCCGTCTGGTCACGATATCCGTGGTTGGTTGGCAATCGTACGTGAGCAGGAGAAGCCTTCCGAGGGTATGGATTGGGAGCAGTATGCCTTCGAGCGTGCGGTAGAGGCCAATCCCTTTCCTTCCATGATGGGTAGAGTCTGTCCGGCACCTTGTCAGGATGGCTGTAACCGCAACGAGGTAGAAGACTTCGTCGGTATCAACGCGGTGGAACAGTACATCGGCGATACTGCCATCGAGAAGGGTTTCAAGTTCACCCCCGGTACCGATACCGGTAAGAAGGTGGCGGTCATCGGTGGCGGTCCCGCGGGTATGGCGGCTGCCTTCCAGCTACGCAAGATGGGTCATGGTGTGACCGTATTCGAGAAGGATCCCGAGCTAGGCGGTATGATGCGTTACGGCATTCCCAACTATCGTATCCCCCGCGACAAGCTGCAGGCTGAGATCCAACGCATTCTCGACATGGGTGTCGAGACCCGCACCGGTGTCAAGATTGGTGCCGATGTGCCTGTTGCCGATATCGAGAAAGAGCACGATGCGATTCTCTGGGCCCTCGGTTGCCAGAATGGTCGTGATCTGCCGGTGGATGGCTGGGTCGGTACCCCCAACTGTGTCTCCGGTGTGGCCTTCCTCAAGGCCTTCAACGAAGGCCGCATGAAGGTAACCGCCAAGAATGTTGTCTGTATCGGTGGTGGTGATACTTCTATCGACGTGATCTCTGTGGCCAGACGCCTGGGCACTAACAGCGCAGCCGGTAAACCCGAAGAGGTGGTACTCGATACCAGTATGAACCAGGATGATGCCCTGGCCGATGGGGCAGAGCCTGCCGCCGCCACCCTGACCTCCTTGTTCACCAAGGACAAGATGTTTGCCGCGCAGCACGAGATTCACGATGCCCTGCATGAGGGGTGTGAGATCCTGGACGGTGTGATGCCGCTGGAAGTGATCCTTGGTGACAACGGTCGCGCCACAGGCCTCAGGGTATGTGACTGCACCATGGATGGCATGACCCCGATTCCCACCGAGGGTACAGAACGCGTATTGGAAGCCGATCTCATCGTCTCCGCCATCGGTCAGAGTGCCGATATGGAAGGGCTTGAAGAGATGGCCAACGATAAAAACCTGATGGACGCGGATAAGTTCTATCAGGTACCTGGCAAGGAAGGTCATTTCGTGGCCGGTGATATCATTCGTCCGCATCTGTTGACCACCGCCATCGGCCAGGCCTCAATCGCCTGTGAAAGCATCGATGCCTATCTGAATAAAAAAGATCTGGCGAAACGTCCAAAGGTGGATGTGCACCATTTCGATCTGCTAGACAAGCTGGAAGAGACAGATATGTCGCCGGAAGTTTTCGATAAGAACGAGGATGACCTGCGTGGCACCAACACCGCAAAGTTTGCTGTACACAACTATGAGGATCGCTCATATCATGAGGTGATTCCTGCTGGCGATCTGTACCTGGGGCACTTCTCTTTCACACCGCGTCTGCTGCGTTCGGAGGATGTGCCTACTGCGGATCAGGTGCTGCACCACTTCAAGGAGCGTATGAACGGCTTGAACCAGGAACAGGTTCAGGACGAAGCCAAGCGCTGCATGAGTTGCGGCATGTGTTTCGAGTGCGACAACTGTGTCGTGTTCTGCCCGCAAGATGCGGTATTCCGGGTCAAGAAAAC